From a single Bacillus gobiensis genomic region:
- a CDS encoding VOC family protein translates to MGIKLDMVGIVVKDMKKALDFYRVLGFEIPESANEEPHAEVEQAGCRLAFDTQEIAKSVYGSWAEPYGHRVELAFKCDSSDALNELYSKIIQSGYEAHREPWDAFWGQRYAIVKDSDGNLISLFA, encoded by the coding sequence ATGGGAATTAAACTGGACATGGTAGGTATTGTAGTGAAAGACATGAAGAAAGCCTTGGATTTTTACCGCGTGCTAGGATTTGAAATTCCTGAGAGCGCAAACGAAGAGCCGCACGCAGAAGTAGAGCAAGCAGGTTGTCGACTGGCTTTTGATACACAGGAAATTGCAAAAAGCGTATACGGAAGCTGGGCAGAACCTTACGGGCACCGGGTTGAATTAGCTTTTAAGTGTGACAGCAGCGATGCACTTAATGAGTTGTATTCAAAAATAATCCAGAGTGGATATGAGGCACATCGTGAGCCTTGGGACGCGTTTTGGGGGCAGCGCTACGCAATTGTCAAAGACTCGGACGGTAACCTCATCAGTCTTTTTGCCTAA
- a CDS encoding MmcQ/YjbR family DNA-binding protein encodes MDHSTLEAYCLKLPGAVHDYQADWKADRFQVGEKMFAMIGGHPTGKPILSLKCNPEYAEELRESYEGIMPGYYLNKTHWNSIYIDSDLPEELWEKLIIHSYTLVFQKLTKKVQKEISTAEGGNQNGN; translated from the coding sequence ATGGACCATTCAACTTTAGAAGCCTATTGCCTTAAGTTACCGGGTGCCGTACATGATTATCAAGCGGATTGGAAAGCTGACCGCTTTCAAGTAGGCGAAAAAATGTTTGCTATGATCGGTGGTCACCCGACAGGAAAGCCCATTCTATCATTAAAATGCAATCCAGAATACGCAGAAGAATTAAGAGAAAGCTATGAAGGGATTATGCCCGGCTACTATCTGAATAAAACACATTGGAATTCAATCTATATCGATTCAGATCTTCCAGAAGAGCTATGGGAGAAGCTAATCATACATTCTTACACATTGGTTTTTCAAAAATTAACGAAAAAAGTTCAAAAAGAGATTAGTACAGCAGAAGGAGGCAATCAAAATGGGAATTAA
- a CDS encoding chromate transporter, producing MIYWHLFLAFFVPGIVGYGGGPPSIPLIQYEVVDHYEWMTNSEFANTLALGNALPGPIATKMAGYIGYEIGGVPGAAVALFATIAPSLIVMIVLMGILLKFKNSPRIKKMTGMIKPTIAILLVMMCYEFVTGAWEKAGLWHTLFLLASSYLLLERFKVHPAFVIVLTLGYGAFLL from the coding sequence ATGATTTACTGGCATCTTTTCTTAGCATTTTTCGTACCTGGCATCGTCGGCTACGGGGGCGGTCCCCCATCGATTCCTCTTATACAATATGAGGTTGTCGATCACTATGAATGGATGACGAATAGTGAGTTTGCAAATACACTGGCATTAGGAAATGCCCTTCCTGGACCAATAGCAACAAAAATGGCCGGTTATATCGGCTATGAGATTGGCGGCGTACCAGGTGCTGCAGTTGCATTATTTGCAACAATCGCCCCATCCCTCATCGTAATGATTGTCTTAATGGGAATTCTATTAAAATTTAAAAATTCCCCCCGTATCAAAAAAATGACCGGAATGATCAAGCCAACCATTGCCATCCTCCTTGTGATGATGTGCTATGAGTTTGTAACAGGTGCATGGGAAAAAGCAGGCTTGTGGCACACGCTTTTCCTGCTTGCATCCAGCTACCTTCTGCTTGAAAGGTTTAAGGTTCACCCAGCCTTTGTAATCGTGCTTACACTTGGTTATGGTGCATTTTTACTGTAA
- a CDS encoding IclR family transcriptional regulator, whose protein sequence is MPVTEGVNSVVHAIRILEQFKNGAGLSAGEISKLTGIPRATVYRLLKTLSLQQIVRQGDDKKYRLTLRLMELGNAALAIPSLQQTVYPFLVSLSDITGETGHFSVLDGYHVGYIAKKESPHPFRMLSYIGWRGPLHATAAGKMLLSYSNSDFIDSVLDQKLHQYTSHTITDPDRLRQEIENIRSSKYAIDDEELSEGLLCFSVPVFFEEKAIGSLSVSGPKQRLLQKTTDEFIEILNQKSEGITKKLMYGIK, encoded by the coding sequence ATGCCGGTAACAGAAGGTGTTAATAGTGTCGTACATGCGATTAGAATTTTAGAACAATTTAAAAATGGCGCGGGTTTGAGTGCAGGAGAAATTAGCAAGCTCACAGGAATCCCAAGAGCAACAGTCTATCGTTTGTTAAAAACGTTAAGCCTTCAACAGATAGTGAGACAGGGGGATGACAAAAAATATCGCCTTACATTACGTTTGATGGAATTAGGAAACGCCGCGTTAGCCATCCCGTCATTGCAGCAAACAGTTTATCCTTTTCTTGTTTCTCTATCAGATATCACTGGTGAAACTGGTCATTTTTCTGTATTAGATGGCTACCATGTTGGATATATCGCTAAGAAGGAATCTCCTCATCCATTTCGAATGCTGTCTTATATCGGTTGGCGCGGCCCTTTGCATGCAACAGCTGCTGGCAAGATGTTATTATCATATTCAAATTCGGATTTTATAGATAGTGTTTTAGATCAGAAGCTACATCAATATACCTCTCACACAATTACAGACCCTGATAGGCTAAGACAGGAAATTGAAAATATCCGATCCTCAAAATATGCGATCGATGATGAAGAATTAAGCGAAGGATTACTGTGTTTTTCTGTTCCTGTTTTTTTTGAAGAAAAAGCGATAGGCTCCTTATCCGTATCTGGGCCTAAACAACGCTTACTACAAAAAACAACTGACGAGTTCATTGAGATTTTAAATCAAAAGAGCGAAGGGATTACGAAGAAGCTAATGTATGGGATCAAATAG
- a CDS encoding AraC family transcriptional regulator, with translation MHPFRPLQPPAFQQEFFDPCYRYQEYAPSKNLEKYIACYWTINIRAKDKNKLHRVIPDGCVDIIFDLRSTSVSKGAFAAGVMPEYMVTYCSEDQSLFGIRFYIETAHFALSHPISSITGNLVFLEDIWGHETAFVWEEILNAKRIEKIIQIVESKLKNRFEKHEFKSDGFLQTALNYMYAYKGNLQIRLLAEKISWSERSLRRTFQNELGISPKELLNIVRFQYLLQDLKQGSHSRFVDMALTSGYYDQPHLINSFKRYYGLSPSDIFGS, from the coding sequence ATGCACCCTTTCCGACCACTCCAACCACCTGCCTTTCAACAAGAATTCTTCGATCCATGTTATCGCTATCAAGAATATGCGCCAAGCAAGAATTTAGAGAAATATATTGCTTGTTATTGGACAATTAACATTCGGGCAAAAGATAAAAATAAGCTGCATCGTGTCATCCCTGATGGCTGTGTTGATATTATTTTCGACCTGCGATCCACTTCTGTTTCAAAGGGAGCTTTTGCAGCAGGGGTTATGCCTGAATACATGGTCACGTATTGCTCGGAAGACCAGTCTTTATTTGGCATCCGATTTTATATCGAAACCGCTCACTTTGCCTTGAGTCATCCTATTTCTTCGATTACTGGCAATCTGGTATTTCTCGAAGATATATGGGGCCATGAAACAGCTTTTGTTTGGGAGGAAATTTTAAATGCAAAAAGAATTGAGAAAATTATTCAGATAGTTGAGTCTAAATTAAAAAACCGTTTTGAAAAGCATGAATTCAAATCAGATGGTTTTCTCCAAACGGCACTGAATTATATGTATGCTTACAAAGGAAATCTTCAAATACGTTTACTGGCAGAAAAAATCAGCTGGAGTGAGAGGAGTTTAAGAAGAACATTTCAAAACGAACTAGGAATAAGTCCAAAAGAACTATTAAATATTGTTCGGTTTCAATATCTATTACAGGATCTGAAACAAGGCAGCCACTCTCGTTTCGTTGATATGGCTCTTACTTCCGGCTACTATGATCAACCACATTTGATTAACAGTTTTAAACGCTATTACGGTTTATCACCTTCTGACATTTTCGGTTCATAA
- the nadE gene encoding ammonia-dependent NAD(+) synthetase: protein MSLREQIINALNVQSEIDPKSEIRKRVDFLKEYKKKTGAKGFVLGISGGQDSTLAGKLAQLAVEELRNEGEEAEFTAVRLPHGAQADEADAQLALQFIRPDNSIVFNIQSTVSAFAEQYGIETNEHLSDFNKGNVKARVRMIVQYAVGGQNGLLVIGTDHAAEAVTGFFTKYGDGGADILPLTGLSKRQGKSLLMELDAPERLYTKSPTADLLDEVPQQADEKELGVTYNDIDDYLEGKPVRKEVEEVLEKRYLLTEHKRQVPVSMFDDWWK from the coding sequence ATGTCTTTAAGAGAACAGATTATAAATGCCCTAAATGTGCAATCAGAGATTGATCCAAAAAGCGAGATTAGAAAAAGAGTAGACTTTCTGAAAGAGTATAAGAAAAAAACAGGTGCTAAAGGTTTTGTCTTGGGAATTAGCGGGGGACAAGATTCAACGCTTGCAGGAAAGCTTGCGCAATTGGCCGTTGAGGAATTAAGAAACGAGGGTGAAGAAGCTGAGTTTACTGCTGTCAGGCTGCCACATGGCGCACAGGCCGATGAAGCTGATGCCCAGTTGGCACTTCAGTTTATTCGCCCCGATAACTCTATAGTCTTTAATATTCAATCTACGGTCAGCGCATTCGCTGAACAGTATGGAATTGAAACGAATGAGCACTTATCCGATTTTAACAAAGGGAACGTAAAGGCGCGTGTCAGAATGATTGTCCAATATGCAGTTGGCGGGCAAAACGGGCTGCTTGTCATCGGTACGGATCATGCAGCAGAAGCGGTGACAGGGTTTTTCACAAAATACGGAGACGGCGGTGCCGATATCCTGCCGTTGACGGGTTTGTCAAAGCGTCAAGGCAAAAGTTTGCTTATGGAATTAGATGCTCCTGAACGGCTTTATACAAAATCGCCGACAGCTGACCTTCTGGATGAGGTTCCTCAACAGGCGGATGAAAAAGAGCTTGGGGTTACTTATAACGATATTGACGACTATTTGGAAGGGAAGCCTGTCCGAAAAGAAGTCGAAGAAGTGCTAGAAAAGCGCTATCTGCTTACCGAACATAAACGTCAAGTACCTGTATCCATGTTTGATGATTGGTGGAAGTAA
- a CDS encoding Lrp/AsnC family transcriptional regulator, translating into MAENYFIPDLTLDETDKKILSILHEEGRISYTDLGKRIGLSRVAVQARINNLMEEGIIEKFTAVINPVKVGIHVSVFFNVEVEPKYLETVADQLEREQAVTSLYHMTGPSKLHMHGIFSNEQEMENFLTGKLYPLQGVVSVDCQMLIKRYKSRMGMKL; encoded by the coding sequence GTGGCAGAAAACTATTTTATTCCGGATTTGACTTTGGATGAGACGGATAAAAAGATCCTTTCCATCCTTCATGAGGAAGGCAGGATTTCTTATACTGATTTAGGAAAACGGATCGGCCTCTCGAGAGTCGCTGTTCAAGCTAGAATTAACAATTTGATGGAAGAAGGAATCATTGAAAAATTCACCGCAGTTATCAATCCGGTGAAGGTGGGCATTCATGTTTCGGTGTTTTTTAATGTGGAGGTAGAGCCGAAGTATTTAGAAACAGTGGCCGACCAGCTGGAAAGAGAACAGGCTGTGACAAGCCTTTATCATATGACAGGGCCGAGCAAGCTGCACATGCACGGGATTTTTTCAAACGAGCAAGAAATGGAAAACTTTTTAACTGGAAAGCTGTATCCTCTTCAAGGAGTAGTAAGCGTCGATTGTCAAATGCTGATTAAGCGTTATAAAAGCCGTATGGGGATGAAGTTATAG
- a CDS encoding aldose 1-epimerase has product MTNHIEHVEYLDEKAVKLSSSYLDAILIPSWGSNLISLQWKKENVNVLNVPKSSEEYLSAPFFYGIPILFPPNRIDRGKMSYAGQDYQLEVNETDKENHLHGFLHDKPFSLKSAELEDGKAVVKTELQSSHFPDIIRVFPHSFKITMIYTLDGSSLRVGGEMKNLGDKPMPFGFGYHTAFPFPLNNKGDKEACTFTLPVSKQWILNERSLPTGELKSSEHNYKEETSPIGRELDDIFLADIDQQGNSIAALTDHAANLKVEYQCDHSFKHWVAFNGAEGLLCLEPYTWVTNAPNVNQSASLTGLKGLDPDQTITCMSTFTISSL; this is encoded by the coding sequence ATGACAAATCATATTGAACACGTAGAATATTTAGACGAAAAGGCGGTTAAATTAAGCAGTTCATATTTGGACGCGATACTTATTCCATCCTGGGGAAGCAATCTTATTTCTTTACAATGGAAAAAAGAAAATGTAAACGTTTTGAATGTGCCGAAGTCATCAGAAGAGTATCTCTCAGCTCCATTTTTCTACGGAATACCGATTCTCTTTCCTCCTAATCGAATCGATCGAGGGAAAATGAGCTACGCCGGACAAGATTATCAGCTGGAGGTTAATGAAACAGACAAAGAAAACCATCTTCACGGCTTTCTGCATGATAAACCTTTCAGCTTAAAAAGTGCAGAATTAGAGGATGGAAAAGCGGTCGTAAAAACCGAGCTGCAATCTAGCCATTTCCCCGATATTATCAGGGTTTTTCCACACTCTTTTAAAATAACAATGATTTACACGCTTGATGGTTCAAGCCTTCGTGTTGGAGGCGAAATGAAAAATCTTGGTGATAAACCAATGCCCTTTGGCTTCGGCTACCATACTGCTTTTCCATTTCCGCTGAATAACAAGGGTGACAAAGAAGCTTGCACGTTCACACTTCCTGTCAGCAAGCAATGGATCCTGAATGAACGCTCCTTGCCTACGGGTGAATTAAAATCGAGTGAGCACAATTACAAAGAAGAGACGAGCCCGATTGGCAGAGAGCTTGATGATATTTTTCTTGCTGATATCGATCAGCAGGGTAACAGTATCGCCGCATTAACGGATCATGCCGCGAACTTGAAGGTTGAATATCAGTGCGATCACTCGTTTAAGCATTGGGTTGCATTTAATGGAGCAGAGGGTTTGTTATGTCTTGAGCCCTATACGTGGGTAACGAATGCGCCAAACGTGAATCAGTCAGCTTCATTGACAGGATTGAAAGGTTTGGATCCAGATCAGACCATTACTTGTATGTCTACATTTACAATCTCAAGCCTTTAG
- a CDS encoding gamma-glutamyltransferase family protein, translating to MIKFDPLYHPYSSIRNTVYGKKGMVATSQPLAAQAGLEILKKGGNAIDAAIATAACLTVVEPTSNGIGGDAFAIVWTKGEMHGLNSSGPAPNSISIDAVKNQGHEEMPKYGLTPVTVPGAPAAWAELSKTFGRLPLKEVLQPAITYAKEGYPVSPTLGHFWKKGYQSFKDTLTDDVFEGWFKTFAPNGKPPEIGEIWKSPGHARTLELIAETNAEAFYKGELAEKIDAFSKKHDGFIRKEDLEVFAPEWVKPISVSYKGYDVWEIPPNGQGIIALMALNMLKDDTFHSRDSAESFHLQIEAMKLAFTDGLQYITQKDKMGVAVEQLLSSQYAKERRDLIGTEAIDPFPGKPSKGGTVYLAAADDEGNMISFIQSNYMGFGSGVVVPETGISLQNRGHGFKLDPDHDNCLEPGKKTYHTIIPGFLTKDGKPVGPFGVMGGFMQPQGHLQVVMNLIDFSLNPQVSLDAPRWQWVKGKKVLLEPSFPEHIAHALARKGHQIEWALDSGSFGRGQMIIRQENGVLAGGTESRTDGAIASW from the coding sequence ATGATAAAATTTGATCCATTGTATCACCCTTATTCTTCTATAAGAAACACAGTATACGGAAAAAAAGGAATGGTTGCCACCTCGCAGCCGCTTGCTGCACAGGCCGGGCTCGAGATATTAAAGAAAGGCGGCAATGCCATTGATGCTGCAATTGCCACAGCAGCCTGCTTAACCGTGGTGGAGCCAACGTCAAATGGGATCGGCGGCGATGCATTCGCAATCGTTTGGACAAAGGGCGAAATGCACGGGTTAAACTCAAGCGGCCCTGCTCCAAATAGTATCAGCATTGATGCTGTAAAAAACCAAGGACACGAGGAAATGCCTAAATATGGATTAACTCCGGTGACTGTACCGGGGGCTCCTGCTGCATGGGCTGAGCTTTCAAAAACATTCGGCCGTTTGCCTTTAAAAGAAGTTCTGCAGCCAGCCATTACTTATGCAAAAGAAGGATATCCGGTATCCCCGACTCTCGGGCACTTTTGGAAAAAAGGCTATCAATCTTTTAAAGACACACTAACGGATGATGTGTTTGAAGGCTGGTTTAAAACCTTTGCACCAAATGGCAAGCCTCCCGAAATCGGCGAGATATGGAAATCTCCAGGTCACGCAAGAACACTGGAACTAATCGCAGAAACAAATGCTGAAGCCTTTTACAAAGGAGAGCTCGCCGAAAAGATCGATGCTTTTTCAAAAAAACACGATGGATTTATTCGCAAAGAAGATCTTGAAGTCTTTGCTCCGGAATGGGTGAAACCAATCTCTGTGTCCTACAAAGGCTATGATGTGTGGGAAATTCCCCCTAATGGGCAAGGAATTATTGCACTGATGGCACTGAATATGCTCAAAGATGATACGTTCCATTCGAGAGATAGTGCAGAAAGCTTCCATTTACAAATTGAAGCGATGAAGCTTGCATTTACAGATGGGCTTCAGTACATTACGCAAAAGGATAAAATGGGAGTGGCGGTCGAACAATTGTTGTCCAGCCAGTATGCGAAAGAACGCAGAGACTTAATTGGAACAGAAGCGATCGATCCATTTCCAGGTAAGCCTTCAAAAGGGGGAACCGTTTATCTTGCAGCCGCCGATGATGAAGGAAATATGATCTCATTTATCCAGAGCAATTACATGGGATTCGGCTCTGGCGTGGTCGTGCCGGAAACAGGGATTTCATTGCAAAACAGGGGCCATGGCTTCAAATTGGACCCAGATCACGATAACTGCTTGGAACCCGGCAAAAAAACCTATCATACGATTATTCCCGGATTTCTTACAAAAGACGGGAAGCCGGTGGGTCCATTTGGTGTCATGGGAGGATTCATGCAGCCGCAAGGTCATTTACAAGTCGTTATGAATCTGATTGATTTTTCTCTGAACCCCCAAGTCTCCCTGGATGCGCCCCGCTGGCAATGGGTCAAAGGGAAAAAGGTTCTGCTTGAACCATCATTCCCAGAACATATCGCCCACGCACTTGCAAGGAAAGGCCATCAGATTGAATGGGCGCTCGATTCAGGATCGTTCGGAAGGGGCCAAATGATTATTCGCCAAGAAAATGGGGTTTTAGCAGGCGGAACCGAGTCACGAACAGACGGAGCGATTGCTTCATGGTAG
- a CDS encoding SDR family oxidoreductase yields MNVLIIGANGQIGRQLTELLHNSKEHQVTAMVRKKEQAEHLKQSGINTVISDLEESVESLTEAAGGSDAIIFTAGSGGTTGYDKTLLIDLDGAAKTIEAAEKAGIERFIMISALQSHVRENWNEAIKPYYAAKHYADKILEASSLNYTIIRPGRLLNDPGTGQISAAADLERNSIPREDVAKTALVALNEKNTYRKAFDLVSGNVPIADALKEL; encoded by the coding sequence ATGAACGTACTGATAATCGGGGCAAACGGACAAATCGGCCGTCAGCTAACAGAGCTTCTGCACAACAGCAAGGAACATCAAGTTACTGCAATGGTCAGAAAAAAAGAACAAGCTGAACATCTGAAACAATCAGGAATTAATACGGTGATTTCCGATCTTGAAGAAAGTGTAGAAAGCTTGACTGAGGCTGCAGGCGGCAGTGACGCGATTATTTTCACCGCTGGATCCGGCGGGACAACCGGCTACGACAAAACGCTACTCATTGATTTGGACGGCGCGGCGAAAACGATTGAAGCAGCAGAAAAAGCAGGAATTGAACGTTTCATCATGATCAGCGCGCTGCAATCCCACGTAAGAGAGAACTGGAATGAAGCGATTAAGCCCTACTACGCAGCGAAACACTATGCGGATAAGATTTTGGAAGCAAGCAGCCTGAATTACACGATTATCCGCCCGGGGCGATTATTAAATGATCCTGGAACCGGCCAAATTTCAGCTGCGGCAGATCTTGAAAGAAACAGCATCCCGCGTGAAGACGTAGCAAAAACAGCGCTAGTTGCACTTAATGAGAAAAATACTTACCGGAAAGCGTTTGACTTGGTTTCTGGGAATGTGCCGATAGCAGATGCATTAAAGGAGTTGTAA
- a CDS encoding chromate transporter: MLKRYVEIFIGMFRAGMLGYGGGPSSIPLLYKEAVDRFKWLTDEEFSDTLAIGNTLPGPIATKMAGYIGYRVAGIIGLLIAIIATVMPTVILLSIFLKYLYAFKDSGWVNGITTAVQPVIAVMLFVMAYSFMKQSWKGQGMKKTIFLGVISFVLLFFAGLHPAILIGAILLYSFVTGKEKEKSITRGESTGV, encoded by the coding sequence TTGTTAAAAAGATATGTAGAAATTTTTATCGGAATGTTCCGTGCCGGTATGCTGGGCTATGGCGGTGGACCTTCCTCCATACCGCTTTTATACAAGGAAGCTGTTGATCGTTTTAAATGGTTAACAGATGAAGAATTCTCTGACACACTCGCAATTGGAAACACATTGCCAGGACCAATTGCGACGAAAATGGCCGGTTATATCGGCTACCGGGTTGCGGGAATCATTGGTTTGCTTATTGCAATTATCGCGACAGTCATGCCAACCGTCATTTTATTAAGCATTTTTCTTAAGTATCTATATGCCTTTAAGGATTCCGGCTGGGTAAACGGAATTACTACGGCTGTACAACCCGTGATTGCTGTCATGCTGTTTGTCATGGCTTACAGCTTTATGAAGCAATCATGGAAGGGTCAAGGAATGAAAAAGACCATTTTTTTAGGTGTGATTAGTTTTGTTCTTTTATTCTTTGCAGGCCTGCATCCTGCGATCTTAATCGGTGCCATATTGCTTTACAGCTTTGTGACCGGTAAAGAAAAAGAGAAATCGATCACACGCGGGGAGTCGACAGGCGTATGA
- a CDS encoding DMT family transporter, whose product MKRGIFLLVLATLLWSGNFICGRYLADALPAPLLNTIRWGISTILLWGLLAINKKKFPIVSKWKEFMILGFFGVFAFSTLTYLGLGSISASQAGMISAGIPIAILLFTPFLLKETIKMKAWIGAVVSIAGVIILVQGKHSASSEGSIVGELVILLSCLAWGLYTVLGKRYGKQLDPLTMTAGAAFYGTLFSAISCIGAVKPDMIHMTGNAWLSVIYVSTFASVGAYFLWNTGVKIVGAGTAAPYINLLPVWTVVLGVLLLHEQITGITLLGGIITISGAFLTSYRKASER is encoded by the coding sequence ATGAAACGCGGAATTTTTCTATTAGTACTTGCTACACTTCTATGGAGCGGCAATTTTATTTGCGGACGTTATTTAGCAGATGCGTTGCCTGCACCGTTACTGAACACAATTCGATGGGGGATATCGACTATTCTGCTTTGGGGATTGCTGGCTATCAATAAAAAGAAATTCCCGATTGTTTCAAAGTGGAAGGAATTTATGATTTTAGGATTTTTCGGTGTATTTGCATTTTCAACGTTAACTTACTTAGGGCTGGGATCTATAAGTGCATCTCAAGCTGGTATGATCTCGGCAGGAATTCCGATCGCAATTTTACTATTTACTCCTTTTCTTTTGAAAGAAACTATAAAAATGAAAGCTTGGATTGGTGCTGTAGTATCAATAGCAGGCGTTATTATTTTAGTACAAGGGAAACACTCAGCATCTTCTGAAGGCTCTATTGTTGGAGAGCTTGTAATTCTTTTATCCTGTTTGGCGTGGGGATTGTACACTGTGCTCGGAAAACGATATGGAAAGCAATTGGATCCACTGACGATGACAGCAGGGGCGGCTTTCTACGGAACGCTTTTTAGTGCCATAAGCTGTATAGGAGCGGTGAAGCCAGATATGATACATATGACAGGTAACGCATGGTTAAGTGTCATTTATGTCAGCACGTTCGCCTCTGTAGGTGCTTACTTCTTATGGAATACGGGGGTTAAAATAGTTGGAGCGGGAACAGCAGCTCCATACATCAACTTGCTTCCTGTTTGGACAGTAGTATTAGGTGTCCTGCTATTACATGAACAAATAACTGGCATCACGCTTTTAGGAGGTATTATTACGATCAGCGGCGCCTTTTTAACAAGTTACAGGAAAGCTTCTGAACGATGA
- a CDS encoding alpha/beta fold hydrolase — protein MQDNRTVQSVSTVINDMNIRYFTAGDKGSPVVFIHGSGLDSASISWSRVLGELAEEFRVFAPDLPGYGQSEKPEVDYTVDYYVAFLEQFLDHINEKEICIIGLSMGGAIALSFALRHPARTKKLVLVSSYGLMQRLPFHPLTAFSIKTAVMEWGYLVLQKSRSRLLTKRVLLSGLICAKEKLSDELLEEVYLASQDPQAGRAYCSFLRSELMEKGLKSNFLERLSEIRMPTLLVQGTKDKTIPLSCAISANESIKNSNLFLFEGCSHWPQNEETDKFNQTVKQFLLYGC, from the coding sequence TTGCAGGATAATCGTACGGTTCAAAGTGTGAGTACAGTGATAAATGATATGAACATACGATATTTTACAGCCGGTGATAAAGGATCTCCGGTTGTTTTTATACATGGATCCGGTTTAGATTCGGCTTCTATCTCGTGGAGCAGAGTGCTGGGGGAGTTAGCAGAAGAATTTCGCGTATTTGCTCCTGATCTCCCCGGATATGGACAAAGCGAAAAGCCTGAGGTCGACTACACTGTCGATTACTATGTTGCGTTTTTAGAGCAGTTTTTAGACCACATTAATGAAAAAGAAATTTGTATAATTGGGCTGTCAATGGGTGGGGCAATTGCGCTTTCTTTTGCTTTGAGACATCCTGCTCGGACAAAAAAATTGGTGTTGGTCTCCTCCTATGGACTTATGCAGAGACTGCCGTTTCACCCTCTTACTGCTTTCTCGATAAAGACAGCGGTAATGGAATGGGGGTATCTGGTGCTGCAAAAAAGCAGAAGCCGCTTGTTGACGAAAAGGGTGCTGTTATCAGGATTAATTTGTGCCAAGGAAAAGCTAAGCGATGAATTGCTTGAAGAGGTTTATCTGGCTTCGCAGGATCCTCAGGCAGGAAGAGCCTATTGCTCATTTTTACGAAGCGAGCTAATGGAAAAGGGGCTCAAGTCAAATTTTCTTGAAAGATTATCTGAAATCAGGATGCCGACATTGCTTGTTCAGGGTACAAAAGATAAAACGATCCCGCTTTCCTGCGCGATCTCAGCTAATGAAAGCATAAAGAATTCGAATCTCTTTTTATTTGAGGGGTGCAGCCATTGGCCGCAAAATGAAGAGACGGACAAATTTAATCAAACAGTGAAGCAATTTTTGTTATATGGCTGCTGA